The Novosphingobium terrae genome segment CAGCCGCCAGAATGCCCAGGCCAAGCTCAACACCGTGGTCGAGGTGATCGGCGAAAGCCTGCATTCCGAAGTCTGCTCGATCTATCTGCTGCGCGAAGGCATGCTGGAGCTGTTCGCCACCCGCGGTCTGGCGCAGGAGGCGGTCCATGTCACCCGCATGGCCATCGGAGAGGGTCTGGTCGGCAGCATCGCGGCGCGCAACGAGACGCTGAATCTGGCCGAGGCAGCGGCACACCCTGACTTCTCCTATCGCCCCGAAACGGGCGAGGACCGCTTCCACTCTTTCGCGGGCGTGCCCATCGTGCGGCGCGAGCGTTCGGTGGGCATCCTCTGCGTGCAGCACGTCGATCCGCGCCGCTATGAAGAGATCGAGATCGAGGCGCTGCAGACGGTGGCCATGGTGCTCTCCGAACTGATCGCCAATGCCGAGCTGGTCGATGAGGAGGAGGCATTCGGCCTTGCCGCCTCGCTGACCGGGCCCGAGCAACTGCGCGGCCTCACGCTGGTCAAGGGGCTGGCGGCGGGCGCCGCTGTCTATCACCAGCCGCGCATCACCATCGAACACATCGTCGCCGAAGACACCGAGGCCGAGCGCCAGCGCGTCTATATGGCCTTTGACAAGATGCGCGACCAGATCGACCGCATGGCCAGCCAGGCCGAATTCGGCGGCGGCGGCGAGCATGACGAGGTTCTCGAAACCTATCGCATGTTCGCCTATGACGAAGGCTGGAGCCGCCGCATCAACGAGGCGATCGATTCAGGCCTCACCGCCGAGGCCGCGATCGAGCGCGTGCAGCAGCGCACCCGCATGCGCATGCGCCAGATCGACGATCCGCTGTTGGCCGACCGCATGCATGATCTGGAGGATCTCTCCAACCGCCTGCTGCGCATCGTTTCGGGCCAGCTGGGCACGGCGGCCAGCATGGGCCTGCGCCATGACGCCATTCTGATCGCCCGCAACCTCGGCCCCGCCGAGCTGCTGGAGTATGACAAGCGCCGCCTCAAGGGCGTGATCCTTGAGGAAGGCTCGCTCACCGCGCATGTCATCATCGTGGCGCGCGCCATGGGCATTCCGGTGCTGGGCCGTGTGAAGAGCCTGCGCGGTCTGGTGCGCGAAGGCGATCCGCTGCTGCTCGATGCCGATCAGGGCATCGCCTTCGTGCGCCCCACGCGCGACATGGTCATCGCCTTCGATGAGCGCCACGCCAAGACTCGTGAACGTCAAGCCGCCTATGCCGCCTTGCGCGATATGCAGCCGGTCACGGCCTGCGGTGAGCGCATCACGGTGATGGTCAATGCCGGTCTGCGTGAGGATATGCCCAATGTCTCGCTGACGGGCGCTGACGGCGTGGGCCTGTTCCGCACCGAATTCCAGTTTCTCGTCTCGGCCACGCTGCCCAGCCGGGAGCGTCAGACGCGGCTCTATCGCGATGTGATGGATACGGCGGGCGACAAGCCGGTGGTCTTCCGCACCGTGGACATCGGCGGCGACAAGAGCCTGCCCTATCTGCGCCATGACGAAGACCACAATGAGGAAAACCCGGCGATGGGCTGGCGCGCTTTGCGTGTCGCTCTGGAACGCGATGGCCTTCTGAAGGTGCAGGCCCGCGCGCTGCTGGAAGCTTCTGCCGGGCGCACGCTGCATGTGATGTTCCCGATGATCTCCGAGCCATGGGAGTTCGATGCCGCCAAAGCCGTGTTCGACGGCCAGCTCACCTGGCTGCGCGGCCAGCGCAAGCAGTTGCCCGAGGCGGTGAAATTCGGCGCCATGCTCGAAGTGCCCGCTCTGGCGGAAATGCTCGATGTGCTGTGCCCCAAGCTGACCTTCCTGTCGGTGGGCACCAATGATCTGACGCAGTTCCTCTTTGCGGCAGACCGTTCGAACCCCAAGCTGGCCGAACGTTACGATTGGCTCAGCCCCGCGATCCTGCGCTTCCTGCGCCGGGTTTCGCGCACCTGCCAGCAGCATGGCACGCTGCTGACCGTCTGCGGCGAGATGGGCGGCCGTCAATTGGAAGCCTTGGCCCTGCTGGGTCTGGGCATCCGCCGCCTGTCGATCACGCCGGCTGCGGTGGGGCCGATCAAGAGCATGCTGCGGCAGGTCCATCTCCATGAAATCGAGGAGGAAATGAACCGCCTGCTCGATGAACCGGCGCAGGATCTGCGGGCACGGTTGCTGGACTGGGCACAGGCACGGGGCATCACCTTCGACTAAGCCCCCATCCATCCGCGCATCAGGCCAGACCGGGGGGCCTCGCGCGGTGCTTCACTTCAACGATTTCCACGCTGCCAACCCGGCTTGGCGGTTGACTTTTTTAGCGCTCTGGCCTTGATTCTGGCCCGGGCTTGCGGACACATCAAAACGGGATCGCACATGGGTGCCGAAGACAAAAATGAGCAGCAGTCAGCACTGACCGCCGGGGGGCGGCTGCGCGTTGCGCGTGAGGCGGCGGGCCTCTCGCTGGCGCAGCTGGCGGAAAAGACCCGTATTCGCGAAAAGCATCTGGAAGCGCTGGAGGCGGGCGATTTCGCCGCGCTGCCCGGTCGCACCTATGCGCTGGGTTTCGCGCGTACCTATGCCCGCGCCGTCGGGCTGGACGATGCCGAGATCACCAGCACCATGCGCGCCGAATATTCCGGCGCCATGCCCGAGGCCGAGGCGCCTCCGGCCCCCGCTTTCACGCCCGGAGATCCGGCGCGCGTGCCATCCTCGGGCTTTGCCTGGGTGGCGGGCGTGCTGGCGCTGATCGCGGCGGTGGGCGGCTATGTCTGGTGGAACAATTACTACAGCCCGGCGGCGGAACTGCCCTCGCTGCTGCCCGCCGACACGCCCACGCCTCAGGCCACGGCCAGCGGCGCTCCTGCGGCGCCCGCCCCGGCGGCCCCGGCTCAGCCGAGCGGCGATGTGGTCTTCACCGCGCAGGGCACGGGCGTCTGGGTGCGCTTCTACGATGGCGACAAGACGCTGGTGGAAAAGGTGCTTCAGGACGGCGAGAGCTACACGGTCCCCGCCGATGCCCATGATCCCAAGCTGCGCACCGGCCACCCCGAGCTGCTGACCATCACCATCGGCGGCCAGAGCGTGCCCAAGATCTCGGAAGAGATGAAGACGGTGAAGGATGTGCCGGTGACCGCCGCCGCGCTGAATGCGCGCGGCAATGCGGCGCCTGCGGCCCAGCCCTCGGCTGCGCCCGGTGCTCAGCCGTCCGGCCAGCCTGCGCCGCAGCCTTCCTCGACACCCGGCGCGTCTCCCAGCCCGAGCGCCAGTGCCACCTCCGGCGCCCCCGCGCCTCACCATGTGGCGCCGCGCCCGCGCCGCCACAAGACGCATGGCGAGACGGTGACCGCGGGCGGCGTGCTGCCCGCCGGCGTGCCGCTGATCACGCCTCCGGCTGCAAATGGGGGAAATCCCTGATCTTTTCGTGAAGGCCCCCCTGCGCTATCCACAGTTGCAGCGGGGCGTTCCGGCGCAAAGCGGTGCATCACACGGGGGCGCGGCTCGACAAGAGCGGCGTCCCTGATGCATCAACGATCAGTTTTGAAAAAGCCTGGGGTCGACGGGGTCGCCGGTCGCAGGCTGCTATGGGCCAGAAGGCCTGTTTGGAGCGACGGACGATGACTGAGATGCGGCGGGGCAAGCTGCGCGTGTTGGCGCTGGCGGTGCTGGCTTGCGGCACATCACTGGTGGCGGTGCCGGTGGTGCATGCCCAGGAAGGCACGGTGGAAGAAATCCGCCTGCGCAAGCTGGAGGCCGAAGTGCGCGCCCTTCAGCGCCAGGTCTTCCCCGGCGGCGATCCGAAATTCTTTCCCTCCGATGGCTCGACGCCCGCGGCGCCCACCCCTCAGCCCGGTTCGCCCGCCACCACGCCGGTCACCGATCTGCTGACGCGCATGGATGCCCTTGAATCGCAGAATGCGCGCCTGACGGCTCAGGTCGAGGATCTCTCGCACCGCCTGCGCAAGCTGGAAGGCACGGAATCCTCGGTCCCCGGCGCTGCTGCCACGGTCACGCCGCCGCCCTACACCGGCCCGCAGCCGGATGTGGGTGCCACGCCGCTGCCCGCCAGCCAGCCCGCTTATGCGCCGCCGCCTCCGGTGGCCAAGCCCAAGCCCGCTCCGGTGGTCGCCGCGCCGACGCCGCCCGCCAAGCCGACAGCCTCGCGCCTTGCGGCGGTCAAGGCCATCGTCAAGCCGCAGAGCGACGATCCGGGCGAGGATGAATACAGCTACGGCTTCAAGCTGTGGGAGGCCAAGTTCTATCCCGAGGCCGCGCAGCAGCTGAAGCTCTATCTCGACAAATATCCGCGCCACAAGCGCGTGAGCTACGCCAAGAACCTGCTGGGCCGCGCCTATCTGGACGACAACCAGCCGCGCGAAGCCGCCAACTGGTTCCTGCAGAACTACCAGAGCAACAAGCGCGGCGACCGCGCGGCCGACAGCCTGCTCTACCTTGCGCAGGCCATGGTGGATCTGAAGGACAGCAGCCGCGCCTGCATCGCGCTGGGCGAGTTCTCCGACACCTACAAGACCGAAGCCGCCGGGCGCCTGCGCAGCCAGTATGACGAAACCCGCAGAAAAGCGGCGTGCAACTGAGCTTCGCTGCCGAGGCCGAACGCTTCGTTTCGGACCTGACGCGCATCTGGCCTGAAAGCACGAAAGGCGAGCCCCTGCTGGGGCTCGCCGTTTCGGGCGGGCCGGACAGTCTGGCGCTGCTGCTGATCGCTCACGCCGCGCTGCCGGGCCGCGTGGCCGCCGCCACGGTGGACCACGGCTTGCGCCCTGAAAGCGCTGCCGAAGCCGCCGAGGTCGCCCGCATCTGCGCCCTGCTGGGCGTGCCCCATGCCACGCTGGAGGTCCGCGTGGAGGAGGGCAACATACAGGCCCAGGCCCGCGACGCCCGCTATGCCGCCATGGCCGCTTGGATGGAGCGTGAGAGCCTCTCTGCCCTTGCCACCGCCCATCATGCCGATGATCAGGCCGAGACGCTGGTCATGCGCCTGAACCGGGCGAGCGGGGTCTCCGGGCTGGCCGGTGTGCGTGAGCGTGGGCTGGTCCCCGCCACCCGCCTGCCGCTGTTGCGCCCGCTGCTGGGCTGGCGGCGCGCGGCGTTGGCCTCTGTGGTCGCCGCTTCCGGCTTCACAGCCGCCGACGATCCTTCCAACCGCAACCCGGCCTATGATCGTGTCCGTGTGAGGCAGGCTTTGGCCGATGCCGCGTGGGTCGATGTGCCCGCATGGTCTCAGGCGGCATCCAATCTTGCCGATGCAGATGCTGCCCTCGATTGGGCCGCTGCTCGCGAATGGGCCGAGCAGGTGGTGAAGGAACCGATGGGGCTGGTCTATCGCCCCCAAGCGCCGCGTGCCGTGGCTCTGCGTGTGGTGGCGCGGATTGTGGAGCAGCTGGATGGGCAGGCTGCGCGTGGGCAGGCCGTGGCGCGGCTGTTCGATGCTCTGGTGGCGCGGCAGCCCGCCTCGATCGGGGATCTGGTGGTGCGGCCTATGCCCTCCGGGTGGAGTTTTATGAAGGGGCCGAAAAGAAGGTCCTAAGAAGGAAATGCGAGGGGGTTACCCCCTCGCGCTCCCATAACGTCTCCCGACACAAGGGTTTGTGTCATCCCATCGGTGCGTAACCTTCCCACAGGCACAGCAAAAAGGCGCCGCAGGCATGAATGCCGCGCCGCAGGCTTTCCTATCCTTGTAAAGCCTGCGGCGCGGCAAACTATGCGCAAGGCCGAACCCGATGCGCAACGCAGACATTAAAGGGAGCGCGAGGGCGATGGCCCTCGCATCCAACCTTCTTAAGCCCCTTGCTGCCCCCGGGTGATAATCACCTTATCCCCCAGCTTCGTCACCCCGAACACCTTCTGCGCAAAGGGCAGGGGAACGCCGACGCAACCATGGCTGGCATAGCCGTTCTGCACATTGGTCGCGTGGATCGAGACGCCGTCGTTGGTCAGGCGCATCATATAAGGCATCGGCGCGTCATAGAGGTTGGACATATGATGCGCGTCCTTCTGGGTGATCGGGAAGACCCCCAGAGGCGTGGGCTTTTCCTGCGTGCCCAGCAGCACGGCGGTGGTGCCGATCTCATACCCGCCTCGAAACACCGAAAGCACGCGCGCGTTGAGGTCCACGGTGATGACGATGGGGGCGCCGGCGGGGGCGCCATCCTCGTTCCAGAACCACTGGCCGTATTTGATGGGCTCGGTGACGGTCAGCGTGTGTTTGATGACCAGCGTGTCCGTGGCGGGCGTGGCCTGCGCCGGAGCGGGTTTGTTGCCGCCTTCAGCCTCAAAGGCGGGCGCATAGCTGGGATCGGCCTCGGGCGCGGCATCGGGCCGCTCCTTCATGCTGACGGGCCTGGACGCGGGAAGCGCGACGGTGGGCGCCTGGCGCGAGA includes the following:
- the ptsP gene encoding phosphoenolpyruvate--protein phosphotransferase; its protein translation is MTSAPVGPVNSSSAASAARTILTRLHEVMASRQNAQAKLNTVVEVIGESLHSEVCSIYLLREGMLELFATRGLAQEAVHVTRMAIGEGLVGSIAARNETLNLAEAAAHPDFSYRPETGEDRFHSFAGVPIVRRERSVGILCVQHVDPRRYEEIEIEALQTVAMVLSELIANAELVDEEEAFGLAASLTGPEQLRGLTLVKGLAAGAAVYHQPRITIEHIVAEDTEAERQRVYMAFDKMRDQIDRMASQAEFGGGGEHDEVLETYRMFAYDEGWSRRINEAIDSGLTAEAAIERVQQRTRMRMRQIDDPLLADRMHDLEDLSNRLLRIVSGQLGTAASMGLRHDAILIARNLGPAELLEYDKRRLKGVILEEGSLTAHVIIVARAMGIPVLGRVKSLRGLVREGDPLLLDADQGIAFVRPTRDMVIAFDERHAKTRERQAAYAALRDMQPVTACGERITVMVNAGLREDMPNVSLTGADGVGLFRTEFQFLVSATLPSRERQTRLYRDVMDTAGDKPVVFRTVDIGGDKSLPYLRHDEDHNEENPAMGWRALRVALERDGLLKVQARALLEASAGRTLHVMFPMISEPWEFDAAKAVFDGQLTWLRGQRKQLPEAVKFGAMLEVPALAEMLDVLCPKLTFLSVGTNDLTQFLFAADRSNPKLAERYDWLSPAILRFLRRVSRTCQQHGTLLTVCGEMGGRQLEALALLGLGIRRLSITPAAVGPIKSMLRQVHLHEIEEEMNRLLDEPAQDLRARLLDWAQARGITFD
- a CDS encoding helix-turn-helix domain-containing protein; this translates as MGAEDKNEQQSALTAGGRLRVAREAAGLSLAQLAEKTRIREKHLEALEAGDFAALPGRTYALGFARTYARAVGLDDAEITSTMRAEYSGAMPEAEAPPAPAFTPGDPARVPSSGFAWVAGVLALIAAVGGYVWWNNYYSPAAELPSLLPADTPTPQATASGAPAAPAPAAPAQPSGDVVFTAQGTGVWVRFYDGDKTLVEKVLQDGESYTVPADAHDPKLRTGHPELLTITIGGQSVPKISEEMKTVKDVPVTAAALNARGNAAPAAQPSAAPGAQPSGQPAPQPSSTPGASPSPSASATSGAPAPHHVAPRPRRHKTHGETVTAGGVLPAGVPLITPPAANGGNP
- a CDS encoding L,D-transpeptidase family protein, giving the protein MVTIAAIPQAKRLPAMIAVAASAALLAAVGLIKLDEHLGTAHLSRQAPTVALPASRPVSMKERPDAAPEADPSYAPAFEAEGGNKPAPAQATPATDTLVIKHTLTVTEPIKYGQWFWNEDGAPAGAPIVITVDLNARVLSVFRGGYEIGTTAVLLGTQEKPTPLGVFPITQKDAHHMSNLYDAPMPYMMRLTNDGVSIHATNVQNGYASHGCVGVPLPFAQKVFGVTKLGDKVIITRGQQGA
- a CDS encoding tetratricopeptide repeat protein produces the protein MTEMRRGKLRVLALAVLACGTSLVAVPVVHAQEGTVEEIRLRKLEAEVRALQRQVFPGGDPKFFPSDGSTPAAPTPQPGSPATTPVTDLLTRMDALESQNARLTAQVEDLSHRLRKLEGTESSVPGAAATVTPPPYTGPQPDVGATPLPASQPAYAPPPPVAKPKPAPVVAAPTPPAKPTASRLAAVKAIVKPQSDDPGEDEYSYGFKLWEAKFYPEAAQQLKLYLDKYPRHKRVSYAKNLLGRAYLDDNQPREAANWFLQNYQSNKRGDRAADSLLYLAQAMVDLKDSSRACIALGEFSDTYKTEAAGRLRSQYDETRRKAACN
- the tilS gene encoding tRNA lysidine(34) synthetase TilS translates to MQLSFAAEAERFVSDLTRIWPESTKGEPLLGLAVSGGPDSLALLLIAHAALPGRVAAATVDHGLRPESAAEAAEVARICALLGVPHATLEVRVEEGNIQAQARDARYAAMAAWMERESLSALATAHHADDQAETLVMRLNRASGVSGLAGVRERGLVPATRLPLLRPLLGWRRAALASVVAASGFTAADDPSNRNPAYDRVRVRQALADAAWVDVPAWSQAASNLADADAALDWAAAREWAEQVVKEPMGLVYRPQAPRAVALRVVARIVEQLDGQAARGQAVARLFDALVARQPASIGDLVVRPMPSGWSFMKGPKRRS